In the Ignavibacteriales bacterium genome, AATTAAAAATTCCTATTTATGGCCAAAAAAATTGTTATTGCAAATCAGAAAGGCGGAGTTGGAAAAACAACTACCGCTATAAATTTATCTGCATCTGTTGCTGCGGCAGAATTTAAAACACTATTAATTGATATTGACCCTCAAGCAAATTCAACTTCGGGAATCGGTATTGAGAATTATAAACTTTCCGTTTATCAAGCTTTAATCGGAATAGAAGATGCAGAAGACTGCATTATAAATACATATATGCCGCATCTTGATATTATACCATCAACTATAGATTTAGTCGGCGCAGAAATCGAATTGGTTTCTATGGAAGAAAGAGAATATTTATTAAAAAAGGCGGTTGCAACTATAGAATCACGATATGATTTTATTTTTATTGATTGTCCTCCTTCACTCGGTTTACTAACACTAAATGCTTTGACTTGTGCTGATTCGGTTTTAATTCCTGTTCAGTGTGAATACTTTGCATTGGAAGGTTTGGGACAATTATTAAACACAATTAATATTGTTAAGAAAAATCTGAACAATGATCTTTCCATTGAAGGCGTGTTATTAACTATGTTCGATACAAGATTACGGTTGTCCCATCAAGTTGTAGAAGAAGTAAAAAAATATTTTGGGACAAAAGTATTCCAAACGATCATTCATAGAAATGTTAGATTGTCTGAAGCGCCGAGCCACTCTAAACCTGTAATACTTTACGACGCAAGTTCAGTCGGTGCACAAAATTATATAACGCTGGCATCAGAATTAATTCAAAGAAATAATCTAGAACAAAAGAGTATAGCTAATTGAGTAATTTGAAACCGGGATTGGGAAGAGGATTAGACGCATTAATTAATCCTCAAATGAAAGATAAAATTGATGCGCCTGTAGCGATCTCTAATAAAGACTTGCAAAAAGATGACGGCACATCTTACGATGTATTAGCAAAAATTCCAATCGGCTCCGTAGCTCCAAATCCTTATCAACCAAGAACCGAATTCGACCCCGAAGCTCAAGATGAATTAAGAAAATCAATACTCGAAAATGGTTTGATCCAACCTGTAACTGTTCGAAGAGTTTCAAAAGACCATTACGAACTAATTTCGGGTGAACGCAGACTACGTGCTTGTAAAGATGTTGGATATAAAGAAATACCAGCATACATAATCAAGGTAGAAACAAAAGAAGCGATGCTTGCTCTTTCCCTTATTGAAAATCTTCAGAGAGAGGAGTTAAATTCAATTGAAATTGCAAATGCATATAAGAGATTAATGGAAGAATGTAATTTAACACAAGAAGAAATTGCCGATAGAGTAGGGAAGGATCGAACAACCGTAACCAATACAATTCGCTTATTAAAATTACCACAGAAGATACAGCAAAGTTTGATCAAGAATGAAATTTCAGCCGGTCATGCACGAGCTTTAATAAATATTCCAAGTGAAATAATCCAGTTAGAGATCTTAGATAAAATTATTAGTCATAATCTTTCGGTTAGAAAGGTTGAGGATATTGTACGAAAATATATAAACCAAAAAAACGGATCGAAGAAAAAAGTTTCTGTTCATGTAAAAAGTTTAGGTAATTTATCTCAAAAAGATCTAGAAGAAAAACTCCAAAACATTCTTGGCACTAAAGTAATTTGTAAGCAAAAGAAAAATGGAGCCGGCGAATTAATAATTGAATATTATTCATTAGATGAGCTAGAAAGATTATTTGAACTATTTGAGATTATCAGCAAAAACAATAATTAAGTTAATCATACTTATTTTCTTACTGCATTTATCCGCTGAAAGCACATCTGCACAAGTGCAACCTTTGGATTCCAATAGCGTTAAAATTGATACAAGTAAATTTGTAATGAAAAAGTCTGCATGGGGAGCTGTGATTAGAAGTGTTGTAATTCCCGGTTTCGGCCAATTTTATAATGAATCTTATTGGAAAATTCCTGTTGTATGGGGATTTTTGGGCTGGTTCGTGTATCAGTGGAACACTAGTAATAATTCGTATATCAATTATCGCGATCTCTATAACAGAAGCTTAAGCCAAAATAGTACCGGTAATGCATCTTATCTGAGTATACGAGAGTTTTATAAAGATCAGCGTGATCTATTTGCAGTATTTTTTGGATTAGCTTATTTACTAAATTTAGTTGATGCTTATGTAGATGCACATTTATTTGATTTTGATGTCTCGAAGATTAGAACAGATGATTTATATCGAGTTTCTCTTAAAATAAAATTATAACCGCAGCAAATATGAAAAATGTTTTAGTCTGTAATAACTGTAATAAAGAAAATGCATTTTATTTAATGATTTGTTCGAACTGCAATTCGTTTCTAAGATCCAAAATACCAAATATTGATTTATGGGAAACTATCGGTAAACTTATCGAATCACCTTTACAAGCATTTGATAGAATAATCCAAGCGGAAAATAAAAATTTTGTTGTGACATTGATGATCATTGTTTGTGTTAAATTATCATTGACTGCTATTATTATTCACAATGCACTATATAGTGTAAATGGTGAGCCAATTACTTTTCTGAATGGATTATTGCTCGGAGGAGTGCCATCAATCGTTTTACTTTTGGCTTTTTCTTTGATTATTACTTTCTCAAACAAATTATTTGGTATTGAAAATAGATTCAAAGATAATTTTGCAATTTATATTTTTGCTTTTATTCCTCTTATTGGCGGAATGGTTGTTTTAACTCCGATACAATTTGCTCTATTTGGAGAATATTGGTTTACATTTAATCCTTCTCCTTTACTAATGAAACCCACACCTTCTTTGATTCTTCTAATAATTGAAGGATTACTATTCTTGTGGAGCAGTGTACTTTTTATTGTTGGAACATACTCTCAAACGAGAAACAAAATTTATTCTATTTGTAGCGGTATGATTTTAACGTTGTTGGTAATGGGTGTAATTTATTTTAGAAATATAGTAAGCTATTTTTAACTAGAAAATCAACTACAACTCCATATCTTAATCCTTTTGTACTTACTCTAACTTGATCAATATTTATTTGTTTCATAAACGAAACTAGTATTAAACAGCCAGCCAAAAGAACATCTTCTCTTCCTTTTACAACTTGACCATACCTTTCCAACACTTGATTTTTAGTTAAGTTACAAAGTTGTTTGATAATAGTTTCTATGTCGTTTAATTGTATGATAGAATTCTCTACTTTAACTTCATCATAAACTCGAACATTTTGCTTGATACATGAAAGTGTTGTTGGTGTTCCAGCAACAGCAATTGTGTCAATACTTCTGGAATAATTGCCAACTATTTCAGAAAATATTTTCTTTGAATATTCCAGAGCATGTACAATTTCTTTTTCTATGGGGGGATAATTGCTAAAATATTTTTCTGTTAGAGAAACAACTCCTATGTTAAAGCTTTTCTTAAAATTAATCGAAGAAGGATTCCCATGAATAAACTCGGTACTGCCACCTCCGATATCAATTACATTATTCACCGAATTAATTTGGAAAGGGAAGATAGATCCGAGAAATGTTAAACGTGCTTCTTCATCTCCGGATATTATTTCAATATCCCAACCAAACAACTTGTTGATTTCATAAATGACCTCATTACTATTAGAAATTATTCTGAATACATTAGTTGCAACAATCAATACTTTTTCACAATTAAAACTTTCAATATGTTGTTTATAAAGACTTAGAACTGTTATCAAAGAATCAATTTTATCTCTTCTAAGTTTATCACCCAAGTTTATTCCTTCACTTAATCTTGGTGATTCGTAAAAATTGACTAAAGTTTTGATGTTGTTTTCTTTTGTATTGTATTCTGCAATAAGCAGCAAAATTGTATTTGATCCGATATCAATGGAAGCAATAGTCATATTTTTTTTTTATTTTTGAACAAATGAAATCATACATGAAGGATCTAAGTATTTTTTCGAAAACAGTTTTATTATTCACAACTATTTTTTTTACTATTTGGCTAGGAGGATATATAGCCCGTCAAATAGCTGTGTACCAACTATTTGAACCTGTTGAATTAAATCTTAAAACATTTTATAATTCTAATAATTTATCATCAGCAGTTTCTCTTTTAGTTCCGTTAATTATTTCAAATTTCATAACATACACGTGTTTTCTATTATTTTTTTTGACTTTTATAGTAACATCAAAATTAAATCTTAGAAGAAACGGCTGGTTATTTATTGTAACCTTGATAATAATTATCACAGCTCCATTTGAAATATACTTATCTTTGATTGATTATAAAATTATTAGACTTGGATTAACAAACATTAATGAATCAAATTTTATTTTAGAATTAACAAAAGAACGGCTTACAAAATTGAATAGTTTCTCTTTAATAGAAATATTTTCTTACTTGGCAATTATTTTTCTAGTACTCTTTAGACCTCTTCAAAAGTCGAATGAAAATTAAAGAAAAAGAATTCGAGACAATACTTCAAGACTTAAAACTGATTGCACAAGAACTTGGAGCAAAAGTAAGATTTGAGAGAGGGGATTTTAAGGGCGGTTATTGTATTGTGAAAGAAGATAAAACGATTGTCATAAATAAATTATCAACTCTGCAAAAAAAAGTAATGATCCTTACATCTGCATTAAAAGATCTTGGTATTGATGAGAAATATCTTCCTCCAAGAATTAGAGAAATAATAGAAGAGATTACTGAAAAATGATTAAGATACTTGTTATAAATGGTGTTAATCTTAATAAGTTAGGAAGCAGAGATAAAATGAATTATGGTTCTCTAACTTTAAATCAATTAAATTCTCTCATCAAAGAAGAATTTAATGAATTAGATTTTACTTTTTCCCAATCGAATCTTGAATACGAATTAGTTAATAAAATTAACGAAGCTTCCAATTACGATGGGATCGTAATTAATCCAGGAGGATTTACACATACCTCGGTAGCAATTCGCGATGCACTTGAGAATATAAAAATTCCAAAAATTGAAGTACACCTTTCAAATTTAGCGACTAGAGAAGAATTCAGGAATACATTACTAACAACTTCAAAATGCGATGGTTTCATTTCCGGTTTTAAGGAAATTAGTTTTCTTTCTGCTGTTTATACATTGACAAAACTTATTAAGAAAAATTGAATTAGATTTAAACACAATTATTGCGAATATATTTTTCTTCATCTATCTTAACTATTAGATTTTAAGGATAAAGCCATGAAAGATTTTGGACTAAAAAAGTTATACTACTCTATAAGTGAAGTTAGTAAGTTAGCCGGATTAGAGCAGTACATATTAAGATATTGGGAGACTGAATTTGAACAATTAAAACCCGGTAAGAATAGAGCCGGTAATAGAATTTATACAAACAAGGATATTAAACTGATTCTTCAGATAAAAAGATTATTACGTGAAGAAAAATATACTATTGAAGGTGCTAAAAAGATTTTAAGTGATCTTGTACTAGAACCTAATTTGCAAAACACACCAAATGAAAGTGAATCAAATAAACAAAAAATCGTTTCACCGCGTCCATTAAAAAAAGATTTAGAAGAGCTAAAGAACTTTTTACAATATTTACAGGCGGCAATGTAAAAACCGGAACGTAGCGCAGCCCGGTAGCGCACTTGAATGGGGTTCAAGGGGTCGCGGGTTCAAATCCCGCCGTTCCGACAATATACAAGGCACATAGAGAATGTGCCTTTTTCATAATTGACTAAAAATTTTAGGACCATGATGATTGATCTTACAGCTGACAAACCAAGATGTAATTGTGGAGTATTTGGATTTTATGGCGGTAAAGATGCAGCGATAACAACTTATTATGGTTTGTTGGCATTACAGCATAGGGGACAAGAAGCTGCAGGTATTGTAACGCTTTCAAAAAATGAATTAGGAAAATCAATTTTTAATATTCATAAAAGTTTAGGTTTAGTTTCTGAAATTTTCAATGATGAAAAAATTTTTGAAAATCATCTTTCAGGAAATGCAGCTATAGGACATAACAGGTACTCCACTACAGGAGCTTCTGATTCTTCAAAGAATATTCAACCATTTACTGTTAATTACCGATTAGGAAATTTAGCAATAGCCCATAATGGAAACTTAACGAATGCTAAATTACTTCGAGAAGAACTTGTGAACGATGGTGCAATTTTTCAAACTACAAGTGATACTGAAGTAATTTTACATTTAATTGCACGGAGTAAATTAGAAAATCAGATTGATCAGATCAAAGAAGCATTACAAAAAGTGCAAGGAGCCTATAGTATTGTCATTCTAACAAATGATAAACTAATTGGTGCGAGAGATCCGAACGGTTTCAGACCATTATGTATTGGAAAATTAAACGGTTCGTTCATCATTACTTCTGAAACATGCGCATTAGATATTAATTCAGCCATACTTATTAGAGATGTTGAGCCAGGCGAATTGATCATCATTGATCAAGCATCTTATCAATTAGGTGAGTTTAATTCGCAATTTATTTTTGATTATCGTGTTCAACCAAAACACTGCATTTTTGAGTACATCTACTTTTCACGACCAGACAGCAGAGTGTTTGGTTCTAATGTAGATAAGATGAGAAGAAAATTGGGAAAAGTACTTGCTCAAAAACATCCTGTTGTTGATAAGGATGGAGATAAAATAATTGTTATAAGTGTTCCTGATAGTTCGAATACCGCTGCAATAGGATTTCAAACACAATTAGCTAAGCAAGGAATTAATTCACGACTAGAAATTGGTTTAATCAGAAGCCATTATATAGGTAGAACATTTATTCTTCCTGGGCAAAAGGCAAGAGAAGTTGGTGTTAGAATTAAA is a window encoding:
- a CDS encoding AAA family ATPase, giving the protein MAKKIVIANQKGGVGKTTTAINLSASVAAAEFKTLLIDIDPQANSTSGIGIENYKLSVYQALIGIEDAEDCIINTYMPHLDIIPSTIDLVGAEIELVSMEEREYLLKKAVATIESRYDFIFIDCPPSLGLLTLNALTCADSVLIPVQCEYFALEGLGQLLNTINIVKKNLNNDLSIEGVLLTMFDTRLRLSHQVVEEVKKYFGTKVFQTIIHRNVRLSEAPSHSKPVILYDASSVGAQNYITLASELIQRNNLEQKSIAN
- a CDS encoding ParB/RepB/Spo0J family partition protein; its protein translation is MSNLKPGLGRGLDALINPQMKDKIDAPVAISNKDLQKDDGTSYDVLAKIPIGSVAPNPYQPRTEFDPEAQDELRKSILENGLIQPVTVRRVSKDHYELISGERRLRACKDVGYKEIPAYIIKVETKEAMLALSLIENLQREELNSIEIANAYKRLMEECNLTQEEIADRVGKDRTTVTNTIRLLKLPQKIQQSLIKNEISAGHARALINIPSEIIQLEILDKIISHNLSVRKVEDIVRKYINQKNGSKKKVSVHVKSLGNLSQKDLEEKLQNILGTKVICKQKKNGAGELIIEYYSLDELERLFELFEIISKNNN
- a CDS encoding DUF5683 domain-containing protein, whose product is MKKSAWGAVIRSVVIPGFGQFYNESYWKIPVVWGFLGWFVYQWNTSNNSYINYRDLYNRSLSQNSTGNASYLSIREFYKDQRDLFAVFFGLAYLLNLVDAYVDAHLFDFDVSKIRTDDLYRVSLKIKL
- a CDS encoding YIP1 family protein, with the protein product MKNVLVCNNCNKENAFYLMICSNCNSFLRSKIPNIDLWETIGKLIESPLQAFDRIIQAENKNFVVTLMIIVCVKLSLTAIIIHNALYSVNGEPITFLNGLLLGGVPSIVLLLAFSLIITFSNKLFGIENRFKDNFAIYIFAFIPLIGGMVVLTPIQFALFGEYWFTFNPSPLLMKPTPSLILLIIEGLLFLWSSVLFIVGTYSQTRNKIYSICSGMILTLLVMGVIYFRNIVSYF
- a CDS encoding 3-dehydroquinate dehydratase; translated protein: MIKILVINGVNLNKLGSRDKMNYGSLTLNQLNSLIKEEFNELDFTFSQSNLEYELVNKINEASNYDGIVINPGGFTHTSVAIRDALENIKIPKIEVHLSNLATREEFRNTLLTTSKCDGFISGFKEISFLSAVYTLTKLIKKN
- a CDS encoding MerR family transcriptional regulator; protein product: MKDFGLKKLYYSISEVSKLAGLEQYILRYWETEFEQLKPGKNRAGNRIYTNKDIKLILQIKRLLREEKYTIEGAKKILSDLVLEPNLQNTPNESESNKQKIVSPRPLKKDLEELKNFLQYLQAAM
- the purF gene encoding amidophosphoribosyltransferase, with the translated sequence MIDLTADKPRCNCGVFGFYGGKDAAITTYYGLLALQHRGQEAAGIVTLSKNELGKSIFNIHKSLGLVSEIFNDEKIFENHLSGNAAIGHNRYSTTGASDSSKNIQPFTVNYRLGNLAIAHNGNLTNAKLLREELVNDGAIFQTTSDTEVILHLIARSKLENQIDQIKEALQKVQGAYSIVILTNDKLIGARDPNGFRPLCIGKLNGSFIITSETCALDINSAILIRDVEPGELIIIDQASYQLGEFNSQFIFDYRVQPKHCIFEYIYFSRPDSRVFGSNVDKMRRKLGKVLAQKHPVVDKDGDKIIVISVPDSSNTAAIGFQTQLAKQGINSRLEIGLIRSHYIGRTFILPGQKAREVGVRIKFNTVKGVLENKTVVLIDDSIVRGTTSKQLVKLLREANPKEIHLRISSPPIISPCYYGMDFPSKEELIANKFNSDIEEIRKYLEVDSLEYLTIDELLEAMIDHSPEDFCTACFSGKYPLDVDMTITKDIYES